A single genomic interval of Eptesicus fuscus isolate TK198812 chromosome 10, DD_ASM_mEF_20220401, whole genome shotgun sequence harbors:
- the MDGA1 gene encoding MAM domain-containing glycosylphosphatidylinositol anchor protein 1, producing MEVTCLLLLALIPFHCRGQGVYAPAQAQIVHAGQACVVKEDNISERVYTIREGDTLVLQCLVTGHPRPQVRWTKTAGSASDKFQETSVFNETLRIERIARTQGGRYYCKAENGVGVPAIKSIRVDVQYLDEPVLTVHQTVSDVRGNFYQEKTVFLRCTVNSNPPARFIWKRGSDTLSHSQDNGVDIYEPLYTQGETKVLKLKNLRPQDYASYTCQVSVRNVCGIPDKAITFRLTNTTAPPALKLSVNETLVVNPGENVTVQCLLTGGDPLPQLQWSHGPGPLPLGALAQGGILSIPSVQALDSGYYNCTATNNVGNPAKKTVNLLVRSMKNATFQITPDVIKESENIQLGQDLKLSCHVDAVPQEKVTYQWFKNGKPARMSKRLLVTRNDPELPAVTSSLELIDLHFSDYGTYLCVASFPGAPVPDLSVEVNISSETVPPTISVPKGRAIVTVREGSPAELQCEVRGKPRPPVLWSRVDKEAALLPSGLPVEETPDGKLRLERVSRDMSGTYRCQTARYNGFNVRPREAQVQLNVQFPPEVEPSSQDVRQALGRPVLLRCLLLRGSPQRIASAVWRFKGQLLPPPPAAPGAGEASDHSELRLDAVTRDSSGSYECSVSNDVGSAVCLFQVSAKAYSPEFYFDTPNPTRSHKLSKNYSYVLQWTQREPDAVDPVLNYRLSVRQLNQHNAMVKAIPVRRVEKGQLLEYMLTDLRVPHSYEVRLTPYTTYGAGDMASRIIHYTEPINSPSLSDNTCHFEDEKICGYTQDLTDNFDWTRQNALTQNPKRSPNTGPPTDVSGTPEGYYMFIETSRPRELGDRARLVSPLYNASAKFYCVSFFYHMYGKHIGSLNLLVRSRNKGALDTHAWSLSGNKGNVWQQAHVPINPSGPFQIIFEGVRGSGYLGDIAIDDVTLKKGECPRKQIDPNKVVVMPGSGVPHQPRPQLWGPVAIFLLALQR from the exons ctccagcccaggcccagatCGTCCACGCGGGCCAGGCGTGTGTGGTGAAAGAGGACAACATCAGTGAGCGCGTCTACACCATCCGGGAGGGCGACACCCTGGTGCTGCAGTGCCTCGTCACCGGGCACCCTCGGCCCCAG gtGCGGTGGACCAAGACTGCGGGCAGCGCGTCCGACAAGTTCCAGGAGACATCCGTGTTCAATGAGACTCTGCGCATCGAGCGCATCGCGCGCACGCAGGGCGGACGCTACTACTGCAAAGCCGAGAACGGCGTGGGCGTGCCCGCCATCAAGTCCATCCGCGTGGACGTGCAGT ACCTGGACGAGCCGGTGCTGACGGTGCACCAGACAGTGAGCGACGTTCGAGGCAACTTCTACCAGGAGAAGACGGTGTTCCTGCGCTGCACTGTCAACTCCAACCCGCCCGCCCGCTTCATCTGGAAGCGCGGCTCCGACACCCTGTCCCACAGCCAGGACAACGGCGTGGACATCTATGAGCCCCTCTACACCCAG GGAGAGACCAAGGTCCTGAAGCTGAAGAACCTTCGGCCCCAGGATTACGCCAGCTACACCTGCCAGGTGTCTGTACGCAACGTGTGTGGCATCCCGGACAAGGCCATCACTTTCCGGCTCACCAACACCACGG CACCACCCGCCCTGAAGCTGTCTGTGAATGAAACTCTGGTGGTGAACCCTGGGGAGAATGTGACGGTGCAGTGTCTGCTGACAGGCGGTGATCCCCTACCCCAGCTGCAGTGGTCCCATGGGCCGGGCCCGCTGCCCTTGGGGGCTCTGGCCCAGGGTGGCATCCTCAGCATCCCTTCAGTGCAGGCCCTGGACTCTGGCTACTACAACTGCACAGCCACCAACAATGTGGGCAACCCCGCCAAGAAGACCGTCAACCTGCTGGTGCGAT CCATGAAGAATGCCACATTCCAGATCACCCCAGACGTGATCAAAGAAAGTGAGAACATACAACTGGGCCAGGACCTGAAGCTCTCGTGCCATGTGGATGCGGTGCCCCAGGAGAAGGTGACCTATCAGTGGTTCAAGAACGGCAAGCCGGCACGCATGTCCAAGAGGCTGCTGGTGACCCGAAACGACCCTGAGTTGCCTGCTGTCACAAGCAGCCTAGAGCTCATTGACCTGCACTTCAGCGACTACGGCACCTACCTGTGTGTGGCTTCCTTCCCGGGAGCACCTGTACCCGACCTGAGCGTTGAAGTCAACATCTCCTCTGAGACAG TGCCTCCCACCATCAGCGTGCCCAAAGGCAGGGCCATCGTGACCGTGCGCGAGGGCTCACCTGCCGAGCTGCAGTGCGAGGTGCGGGGCAAGCCGCGGCCGCCCGTGCTCTGGTCCCGCGTGGACAAGGAGGCTGCTCTGCTGCCCTCGGGGCTGCCCGTGGAGGAGACCCCGGACGGGAAGCTGCGGCTGGAGCGCGTGAGCCGCGACATGAGTGGGACCTACCGCTGCCAGACGGCTCGCTACAATGGCTTCAACGTGCGCCCCCGCGAGGCCCAGGTGCAGCTGAACGTGCAGT TCCCGCCGGAGGTGGAGCCCAGCTCCCAAGACGTGCGCCAGGCCCTGGGCCGGCCCGTGCTCCTGCGCTGCTTGCTCCTCCGAGGCAGCCCCCAGCGCATCGCCTCGGCCGTGTGGCGCTTCAAAGGGCAGCTGCTGcctccgccgcccgccgcccccggcgCCGGCGAGGCCTCCGACCACTCAGAACTGCGCCTCGACGCCGTCACCCGCGACAGCAGCGGCAGCTACGAGTGCAGCGTCTCCAACGACGTGGGCTCGGCGGTCTGCCTCTTCCAGGTCTCCG CCAAAGCCTACAGCCCGGAGTTTTACTTcgacacccccaaccccacccgcAGCCACAAGCTGTCCAAGAACTACTCCTACGTGCTGCAGTGGACCCAGAGGGAACCTGACGCCGTCGACCCCGTGCTCAACTACAGACTCAGTGTCCGCCAG CTGAACCAGCACAACGCCATGGTGAAGGCCATCCCCGTGCGGCGTGTGGAGAAGGGGCAGCTGCTGGAGTACATGCTGACCGACCTCCGCGTGCCCCACAGCTACGAGGTCCGCCTCACGCCCTACACCACCTATGGGGCCGGTGACATGGCCTCCCGCATCATCCACTACACAGAGC CTATCAACTCTCCCAGTCTGTCAG ACAACACCTGCCACTTCGAGGATGAGAAGATCTGTGGCTACACCCAGGACCTGACAGACAACTTTGACTGGACTCGGCAGAACGCCCTAACCCAGAACCCCAAGCGCTCTCCCAATACCGGTCCCCCCACTGACGTCAGCGGCACCCCTGAGG GCTACTACATGTTCATTGAGACTTCGAGGCCCCGGGAGCTGGGGGACCGGGCGCGGTTGGTGAGTCCCCTGTACAACGCCAGCGCCAAGTTCTACTGCGTCTCCTTCTTCTACCACATGTACGGGAAGCACATCG GCTCCCTCAACCTCCTGGTCCGGTCTCGGAACAAAGGGGCCCTGGACACGCACGCGTGGTCCCTCAGTGGCAATAAGGGCAACGTGTGGCAGCAGGCCCACGTGCCCATCAACCCCAGCGGGCCCTTCCAG ATTATTTTTGAGGGGGTTCGAGGCTCAGGCTACCTGGGAGATATCGCCATAGACGATGTCACACTGAAGAAGGGAGAGTGTCCCCGGAAGCAGATAGATCCCAATAAAG TGGTGGTGATGCCGGGCAGTGGAGTGCCCCACCAGCCCCGCCCACAGCTCTGGGGGCCCGTGGCCATCTTCCTCTTGGCGCTGCAGAGATGA